TAGCCGACCCAGGGAGATGGGGCACGGATGGGTCTCAAGGCGGGCCAGCGGGTGGTGCTGGCAGCGGACACCCCGCTGACCGATACGGCCGAGGTGGCGGGGGTGGTCGTGGGGTTCCTGTCCCTGGCGGCGGGCACCGTCGGCACCGTCGAGCAGGTGGTCGGCCACCAGGACGAGAGCGACGACGTGCGCGAGTACGAGCGGCTCAAGTCGCTGCTCGACGCCTTCGGGGGCGAGATGCCCACGGGGAGCAGGAAGCAGCTCGAAGAGAAGGTCGGTGCGCTGGAACCCGCGTGGACCGCCTTCCAGGAACGGGCGCCGCGTGTGAGCGTGCGGGTCCGCTTCGACAACGGGTTCATCCTCGACGGGGCCGACGAGGGCGTCTTCGTCCCTGCCTGAGGCGCGAGCTCTAGGCGGTGGCCTCGGTCTCGGCCTTGGACTCGGTCTCGGTCTTGGTCTGGGCCTCGGCGTCGGTCTCCGTGGGCTCCGGGTCGGGGAGCAGGCCGAGTCGTGCGTCGCGGGCGAACTCCGCCTCGCGGCGGAACAGCCGGAACCACATGAAGAGGACGAAGCCGGCGAAGACGAACCACTCGCCGGTGTAGCCGAGGTTCTGGAACGCCTTCAGGTCCAGGCCCGTGTTGTTCGGCGCGGTCGCCGGGACCGCCTTCATGCCCGCGTCGGCCTTGTCGAGAGTGATCCACGCGTCGTACACGTCGTCGCGTACGAGGTTCACCAGTGACGCCGAGCTGATCGCGCCCAGCTGGTCCTTCGGCAGGCCGCCCGCGGCGCTGACGCCGTTGGAACCCGGGCTCTCCGAGGCCTGGAGTGCCCCCTTGACGGTGACCTCGCCCTCGGGGGCGGCCGGGGCCTTCGCGGCGTTCGCGTCGCCGGGGAGCCAGCCGCGGACCACGGGCAGTGACTTTCCGTCGTCCGTACGGAGCAGCGTCAGCACGTAGAACCCGTGCTTCTCGTCCAACTCGCGATCCGGTACGAGGAGTTGCCTGCCGTAACGGCCCGTTGCCGTGGCCTGCTCGCCGGAGGTTTCCTTGTCCACGGGGAGCAGGGAGCGGAGGGGGCGGGCCTTGGCGTCGCCGTTCGCCTCCGCGGACTGCTCCTTGGCCTGCTCCTTGGCGGACTCGTGATCCTGTACGCGGTCCTCGAAGCGGCCGAGCTGCCAGGAACCCATGAAGATGCAGAAGGGGATGGCCAGCACGACGAAGACGTTGATCCCCCACCAGCGGGGCGTCAGCAGAAACCGGTACACACCCCCACGGTACGGGGCCCCTACGGGGCGCCTGCCCCTGGGGTCCGCCCCCGCACCGCTCGGTGCGGGGGCGGACCCGCGTGGGGCTCAGCGCTCCGCTGTCCGCTGTCCGCTAGGGGAGGTGGCGGGAGGCGAAGCTCAGTTCCAGGGCGATCTGCTTGATGCGTTCGTCCACGACCAGTGACCCGTGGCCCGCGTCATAGCGGTACACCTCGTGCGTCGCGCCCCGCGAGGCCAGGCGGTTCACGTAGTTGTCGATCTGGCGGATCGGGCAGCGGGGGTCGTTGACGCCCGCGGAGATGTAGACGGGGGCCTTCACGTCGTCCACGTACGTGAGCGGGGACGACGCGCGGAAGCGGTCGGGGACCTCCTCCGGCGTGCCGCCGAGCAGCGTGCGGTCCATGGACTTCAGCGCTTCCATCTCGTCGTGGTACGCCGTCACGTAGTCCGCGACGGGCACCGCCGCCAGACCGACCGCCCAGGACTCGGGCTGCGTGCCGAGGCCGAGCAGGGTGAGGTACCCGCCCCAGGAGCCGCCCGCGAGGACGAGCCGGTCGGGGTCGGCGAGGCCGGACGTGACCGCCCACTCCCGCACCGCCGCGATGTCCTCCAGCTCGATGAGGCCGACGCGGTGCTTGAGGGCGTCGGTCCACTCCCTGCCGTACCCCGTGGAGCCGCGGTAGTTGACGCGGACGACCGCGTACCCGTGGTCGACCCAGGCCGCCGGGCCCGCCGCGAAGGAGTCGCTGTCGTGCCAGGTGGGGCCGCCGTGGACC
The sequence above is a segment of the Streptomyces sp. Je 1-369 genome. Coding sequences within it:
- a CDS encoding SURF1 family protein, with the translated sequence MYRFLLTPRWWGINVFVVLAIPFCIFMGSWQLGRFEDRVQDHESAKEQAKEQSAEANGDAKARPLRSLLPVDKETSGEQATATGRYGRQLLVPDRELDEKHGFYVLTLLRTDDGKSLPVVRGWLPGDANAAKAPAAPEGEVTVKGALQASESPGSNGVSAAGGLPKDQLGAISSASLVNLVRDDVYDAWITLDKADAGMKAVPATAPNNTGLDLKAFQNLGYTGEWFVFAGFVLFMWFRLFRREAEFARDARLGLLPDPEPTETDAEAQTKTETESKAETEATA